Proteins co-encoded in one Dreissena polymorpha isolate Duluth1 chromosome 12, UMN_Dpol_1.0, whole genome shotgun sequence genomic window:
- the LOC127852470 gene encoding uncharacterized protein LOC127852470 encodes MLQQKTSTESTTTPATTETSTDSTTTPATTETNTDNTTTPATTETITESTTTPATTETSTQSTTTPATTKTSTEGTTTPATTETSTESPTTPATTETRTQSTTSTIVASTEISTASTTIPSNTGNDTFTYTSTSINILPTSATSALTSKNASTVLQDFLALAKDGDHQPLSATVILVSALGSAGALTIAAVTVAIYIYTFKYSTNLARVSPNDGTRADPSEEFQIRRPRAPSPPASRPHSRLSVLSLDLHQGHPSSSQC; translated from the exons ATGCTACAACAGA AGACAAGTACTGAGAGCACCACCACTCCTGCTACAACAGAGACAAGTACTGACAGCACCACCACTCCTGCTACAACAGAGACAAATACTGACAACACCACCACTCCTGCCACAACAGAGACAATTACTGAGAGCACCACCACTCCTGCTACAACAGAGACAAGTACTCAGAGCACCACCACTCCTGCTACAACAAAGACAAGTACTGAGGGCACTACCACTCCTGCTACAACAGAGACAAGTACTGAGAGCCCCACCACTCCTGCCACAACAGAAACACGTACTCAGAGCACCACCTCTACAATAGTAGCAAGTACTGAGATCTCAACCGCTTCAACAACAATCCCAAGTAATACAGGAAATGACACATTTACCTATACATCTACTTCAATCAATATTTTGCCGACGTCTGCAACGTCCGCCCTCACAAGTAAAAACGCTTCAACCGTCTTACAAGATTTTCTGGCTCTGGCCAAAGATGGCGACCATCAACCGCTGTCTG CCACTGTTATATTGGTATCAGCGTTAGGATCAGCTGGTGCCTTAACAATTGCAGCTGTCACCGTTGCTATTTACATCTACACCTTCAAGTACTCGACTAATCTCGCTCGG GTTTCCCCAAACGATGGCACTCGCGCGGACCCCAGTGAGGAGTTCCAGATCCGACGACCACGTGCTCCAAGTCCACCGGCCTCTCGGCCGCACTCGAGACTTTCCGTGCTTAGCCTTGACCTGCATCAAGGTCATCCCTCATCTAGTCAGTGCTGA